TTCAAAAGCATAACTGCTATGCAGTTACTACATGAGAAATGCCTCATCACACGACACAACATCTATTATCATTCATAAGAACGAAAGTCGGGATAGTTCAGCATGGCACTCATCGCACGATGCAATATTTATTGTCATCCATAGGAATGAAAGTCGGGATAGTCCAACATGGCACTCATCGCACAACACAATATCCATTGTCATCGTATAATGATAGGTGATCCGTAATACAATATATACCCAATCATTTGGCAATCTCTATAGAATCGTGCTGCAACTTGACGCAGATCACACGCTAACTTGATGCAAATCACACGGTAATCTAAGTCAAATGACAAGGCAACTTCAGGCATTTTATCTCGCAGTTCGCTTTTGTTTTATCAACATACTGATGCTCAACACTTTACAGACAAGCGAAAGGCGGAGGATTTCTGGTAAAGAAGCAAGTTGCATTTCAATTCTTCGAGTCATGCAAAAGCTGTTGCAAATACCAGTCATTTACATTGCTTCATCTCACCCCAACCGTTTTCCTCACTTGTTTTTATAAATCACTTTGTTGGCTCCACTCGTGATTTTAAGAGCTTCGGGATGTTCTTTGACGTAACTGTCGATGTGGCGGACACGCTTGTCTTCAAGGATTTCGTCGACAGCAATGAGGATACCTGTCTCCTCAACATCGCCAAATCCATAGTTGATTGCAGTGCCGAAGAGTTTCATCGTGGGGCTGAGACTCATGTAAGCATTGATTAACGGGGGGATATTATAGCCTAATTCACGAATGTGTTTGTTGAGAATGCGGTAGTCTTCTTTAAAGTTGTCTTTGCAGAAAATGGCAGACAATTCATCCTCAGGAGTTTCAATTTTCAGCGGTTTTATCGGTATAATGAGGTTTTCCTTGTCATCGAAATGCTTCTTGAGAAAATAGAGAATCATGTCGCGTCCCTTGCGGATGTATGACGGATACATGGTCATCTTGCCGAAGAAGTATCTGCACTGAGGATTGATAACGGTGAGTGCACCAAGCCCATCCCAAAGGTTATCGAGTGCAAAGATACTCTTGGAGTTGACACGTGCGTTCTGATATTCAAGCGAAACAAAGCTCCGTCCCAACTCAACGGTATAGGGAGCGTAGTCTTTCATGAACTGTTCAGAGAAATGGAACATGTGACTTGTGGCGAGAATTGGCTGCCCGTTGGCATCGATTTTCCAATCAGAACCAAAGAGATAACGGTAACCTCCGATGATTTCCTCTGCTTCGGGGTTCCACACGATGAGCTGTTTGCAGCAGTTTTCCATAGTGTCGAACTCGTCGATATCCATGGCTTTGCCTGTGCCTCCGCCGGCTGTACGGAAGGCAATCTCGCGCAGTCGACCAATCTCCTTCATGACATTCGGTGCATCGTGAGCCGTCACAACATAGATTTCATTGTTGCTTTTATTGGTCATGCGAAGCTGCCGTTCGGGAGTAAGTTCACTCTTCAACAGAGCTTTATCAATAGGTTGGATAATCTCTTCTTCCATTTCTTGTTTTCTCTTGGTCGATATTTTATATTCAAATAGAACTCAACGACAGACCGTAAACACGGTCTTCGACGAATTTGGCCCATTCCATCGGTGATTTCGTCTTATTGAAAGTCTGCCATGGAATAGGTTTCCCTATCGTGATGCGAAACGTCTTCCCTACATTTCTATACATCTCATCAACGAGGAAAAGCATGGCTAAATTGAACGGCAACCAACGATCACTGAACTTGGCGATACGGTAGAAACGTTTGGAATTCCGGCCGCTGAAATGAATAGGAACAACGTCTCTGTGAGTCTCAACACTCTTGGTGATGAAAGTCTTCTTCCATGGAAGATCATGAATTTCCCCATTGAGTTTCCGACTGTTAAGACCAGCGGGAAACATCAGCAAGTGGTTGTCGCTGTTGAAACCTGCCTCCACCATGCGTGGAAAATCACGGCTCTGCCGGCCTGTTTTATTGATACCAATGCTCACTGGCTTCAGTCCGGGGAGGTTGAGCAGCAGGTCGTTGACTAAATAACGAAACTTTCCATCATAGTGTTGACCGATGATTGAGCCGAGCGAAACACCGTCCTGACCACCCAAAGGATGATTGGAAACGAAAGTATAAAGCTTTCCATCGTGTTTGTCGGGCAGGTTTTCAGCCCCTACAATGTCGAGTGTCATGTCGAGATATTGCACGCAGGCAGTCAGCCATTCGGTGCCTTCCAACTTGCGATTTTCCCAGAGAAACCGGTTTACCTCATCTTCATGAATGATTTTCTTCAGCCATGATATGACAAAACGAGGCACATAGCGTGCCTTTTTTCCCATCTTGTCTCTTAGAATTTTCTCAATATCTATGGTCTTCTCTATGCTCTCATTCATATTGACAACATACTAACACAATGCAAAAATAGCATAAGTTTTTCTAAAAAGTCACTTTTTTGGCTAAAAAAAATCATTTTTCACGTTTGACCATTGATTTCATCATGTTTTGAGAAACAAATTTGGTTGGAAGGAAAATAAATGCGAATGGAGATATATTCAGAAACCAGAAAGAAAATAAAAAATAGTGGAGAAAAGTGGGGAAGTGTGGAGAATTTTATGTATCTTTGAAGCCGAATAGCCTATAATTAGGTACGCATGCGTTTTTTAGGAAACATAGAAGCAAAAGCCGATACCAAAGGAAGAGCCTTTCTGCCGGCCGTTTTTCGCAAGGTGCTTCAAGCATCGGGCGAGGAAAATCTGGTGCTGCGTAAGGATGTGTTTGAGTCATGTCTTGTGCTTTATCCAGAGTGTGTATGGAATGAACAGCTTGACCTTCTGCGACAACGGCTCAACCGTTGGGACAGAATGCAATGGCAGATTTTCCGCCAGTTTGTGTCGGATGCCGAGGTAGTCACACTTGATGCCAACGGTCGTTTCCTTATACCGAAGCGCTATTTGAAACTTGCAGGTATCGAGCAGGAACTGAAATTCATAGGCGTGGACGATACCATTGAAATCTGGAGTAAGGATAACAGTGAAGCTCCTTTCGTCGAACCTGCCGACTTCGGCAATGCGTTGCAGACGCTGATGGGGCTGGATGAAGATAGATAATAAACAGAAAGAGACCGTGCGTAAGCACAGAATAACCCGAATATGGTAAAGACAGCAGAGACCTATCATGTGCCGGTGCTCTTGAAACCGAGTGTTGACGGACTGAACATTCAGTCTGGTGGCATTTATGTTGATGTCACTTTTGGGGGTGGAGGACACAGTCGTGAAATCCTTTCCCGGCTCGACAATCAGGCTCATCTGTATAGTTTTGATCAAGATGCTGATGCAGAACAGAACGTGATGCACCGTGAAGGCAGTACAGAAAAAAGGTTTGTTGATGATGCACGCTTTACCTTTGTGCGCAGTAATTTTCGTTATCTCAAGAACTGGATGCGCTATTATGGCGTTGAAAAGATTGATGGATTGTTGGCCGACTTAGGGGTTTCAAGCCATCATTTCGATGATGAAAGCCGTGGCTTTTCGTTCCGTTTTGATGCGCCGTTGGATATGCGTATGAACAAGCGTGCAGGTCTGACAGCAGCTGATGTAGTGAATGATTACAACGAAGAAGCACTTGCCAATCTCTTCTATCTCTATGGCGAACTGAAGCAATCGCGCCGTATAGCAGCCGTATTGGTAAAGGCCAGAGCACAGCAACGCATAGCGACAACACAGGATTTTCTCAAGGCTACAGAGCCTCTTTTCAAACGGGAACGGGAGAAAAAAGATATGGCCA
The nucleotide sequence above comes from Segatella oris. Encoded proteins:
- a CDS encoding GNAT family N-acetyltransferase, giving the protein MEEEIIQPIDKALLKSELTPERQLRMTNKSNNEIYVVTAHDAPNVMKEIGRLREIAFRTAGGGTGKAMDIDEFDTMENCCKQLIVWNPEAEEIIGGYRYLFGSDWKIDANGQPILATSHMFHFSEQFMKDYAPYTVELGRSFVSLEYQNARVNSKSIFALDNLWDGLGALTVINPQCRYFFGKMTMYPSYIRKGRDMILYFLKKHFDDKENLIIPIKPLKIETPEDELSAIFCKDNFKEDYRILNKHIRELGYNIPPLINAYMSLSPTMKLFGTAINYGFGDVEETGILIAVDEILEDKRVRHIDSYVKEHPEALKITSGANKVIYKNK
- a CDS encoding glycerol acyltransferase, encoding MNESIEKTIDIEKILRDKMGKKARYVPRFVISWLKKIIHEDEVNRFLWENRKLEGTEWLTACVQYLDMTLDIVGAENLPDKHDGKLYTFVSNHPLGGQDGVSLGSIIGQHYDGKFRYLVNDLLLNLPGLKPVSIGINKTGRQSRDFPRMVEAGFNSDNHLLMFPAGLNSRKLNGEIHDLPWKKTFITKSVETHRDVVPIHFSGRNSKRFYRIAKFSDRWLPFNLAMLFLVDEMYRNVGKTFRITIGKPIPWQTFNKTKSPMEWAKFVEDRVYGLSLSSI
- the mraZ gene encoding division/cell wall cluster transcriptional repressor MraZ, whose protein sequence is MRFLGNIEAKADTKGRAFLPAVFRKVLQASGEENLVLRKDVFESCLVLYPECVWNEQLDLLRQRLNRWDRMQWQIFRQFVSDAEVVTLDANGRFLIPKRYLKLAGIEQELKFIGVDDTIEIWSKDNSEAPFVEPADFGNALQTLMGLDEDR
- the rsmH gene encoding 16S rRNA (cytosine(1402)-N(4))-methyltransferase RsmH, with amino-acid sequence MVKTAETYHVPVLLKPSVDGLNIQSGGIYVDVTFGGGGHSREILSRLDNQAHLYSFDQDADAEQNVMHREGSTEKRFVDDARFTFVRSNFRYLKNWMRYYGVEKIDGLLADLGVSSHHFDDESRGFSFRFDAPLDMRMNKRAGLTAADVVNDYNEEALANLFYLYGELKQSRRIAAVLVKARAQQRIATTQDFLKATEPLFKREREKKDMAKLFQALRIEVNHEMDALKEMLQSATELLRSGGRLSVITYHSLEDRIVKNMMKAGNAEGKKVQDFYGRIETPFNLVNNKVIVPSADEQQENPRSRSAKLRIAEKK